A genome region from Bacteroidota bacterium includes the following:
- a CDS encoding YggS family pyridoxal phosphate-dependent enzyme gives MTTIRTKLAEVNAMLPEGVTLVAVSKTHAADRILEAYHAGQRVFGENRVQELVPKYEELPKDIEWHLIGHLQSNKVKYIAPFVSLIHSVDSEKLLAEINKQAGKCGRKIDVLLQVFVAREETKFGFYPEELTTFFASENLRDYPHVRIRGLMAMATNTDEKSQVAAEFSQVAALFETVRTHAGTDFNILSMGMSSDWQTAVQQGSNMVRIGSTIFGNR, from the coding sequence ATGACAACTATTCGCACAAAACTTGCTGAAGTAAATGCAATGTTGCCGGAAGGTGTTACCCTTGTGGCTGTTTCAAAAACTCATGCAGCTGACCGTATTCTGGAAGCCTACCATGCCGGACAACGGGTTTTCGGCGAAAACCGGGTGCAGGAACTTGTGCCCAAATACGAAGAATTGCCCAAAGACATTGAATGGCACCTGATTGGTCACCTGCAAAGCAATAAGGTAAAATATATTGCTCCGTTTGTGTCGCTCATTCATTCGGTTGACAGTGAAAAACTGCTGGCCGAGATTAATAAACAGGCCGGAAAATGCGGCCGGAAAATAGATGTGCTTTTACAGGTATTTGTAGCACGTGAGGAAACCAAATTCGGCTTCTATCCCGAAGAATTAACCACCTTTTTTGCCTCTGAAAACCTGAGGGATTACCCCCATGTACGCATACGTGGACTCATGGCTATGGCCACCAATACTGATGAGAAAAGCCAGGTGGCAGCTGAATTTTCACAGGTGGCCGCATTGTTTGAAACAGTCCGCACGCATGCCGGTACGGATTTCAATATCCTTTCAATGGGCATGAGCAGCGACTGGCAGACTGCCGTGCAGCAGGGCAGCAATATGGTGCGAATTGGCAGCACAATCTTCGGAAATCGTTAA
- a CDS encoding DUF1015 domain-containing protein: MASILPFRGIRPAADKVHLVASRSVDNYSRGDLNEKLRGNPFTFLHVINPDFTDGQKTKPGSPERLQKVKATWEKFYADGVFEQDNNPAYYVYRQTKQGNTYTGIIACTGIDDYFNGIIKIHEQTLTERENKLKDYLDVCDFNAEPVLFCYPDDAEINTLMMLATERRADFDFTTTDRVRHTLWVVDQPEQVKHLRERFEQIPAVYIADGHHRSASSALLGKERREKAGQHSGKEAWNYYLGVFFPESQLRIYDFNRVVKDLNGLTESEFLAKLETDFEIRKAGPDIVQPEHKHVFSMYLDKNWYMLHLREGRTNNENPVESLDAYLLTKYILDPVLGIKDLKVDKRVGFVSGIKGPEELKNQVDNWKFKVAFGLYPVAMQELKRIADTGNIMPPKTTWVEPKMRSGLVMYSLSEDHQ, from the coding sequence ATGGCAAGCATTCTACCTTTTCGCGGTATCCGGCCGGCAGCAGATAAAGTGCATCTGGTGGCTTCTCGCTCGGTTGACAATTACAGCCGCGGCGATCTGAACGAAAAACTGCGCGGAAATCCGTTCACGTTCCTCCACGTAATCAATCCTGATTTTACCGACGGCCAAAAAACCAAACCCGGCTCGCCCGAAAGGCTTCAGAAAGTGAAAGCCACCTGGGAAAAATTTTATGCCGACGGTGTTTTTGAACAGGATAATAACCCTGCTTATTATGTGTACCGGCAAACCAAGCAGGGCAATACATACACCGGAATTATTGCCTGTACGGGCATTGACGATTATTTCAACGGCATCATCAAAATTCACGAGCAAACACTCACCGAGCGCGAAAACAAACTGAAAGATTATCTGGATGTGTGCGACTTTAACGCCGAGCCGGTGCTGTTTTGCTATCCCGACGATGCCGAGATTAACACCCTGATGATGCTGGCCACCGAACGCCGGGCCGATTTTGATTTTACCACTACCGACCGTGTCAGACACACACTGTGGGTGGTGGATCAGCCCGAGCAGGTGAAGCATCTGCGCGAACGTTTTGAACAGATTCCGGCCGTGTACATTGCCGACGGGCATCACCGCTCGGCATCTTCGGCGCTGCTGGGTAAGGAAAGGCGTGAAAAAGCAGGACAACATTCGGGCAAAGAAGCCTGGAACTATTACCTCGGCGTGTTTTTTCCCGAATCACAATTGCGCATTTACGATTTCAACCGTGTGGTGAAAGACCTCAACGGACTTACCGAGAGCGAGTTTCTGGCAAAACTGGAAACCGATTTTGAAATACGCAAAGCCGGCCCCGACATTGTACAGCCCGAACACAAACACGTATTCAGCATGTATCTCGATAAAAACTGGTACATGCTGCATTTGCGCGAGGGCCGAACCAACAATGAGAATCCGGTTGAATCACTTGACGCCTATCTGCTCACCAAATACATTCTCGATCCTGTGCTGGGTATAAAAGACCTGAAAGTGGATAAGCGTGTTGGGTTCGTATCCGGAATTAAGGGACCGGAAGAATTAAAAAATCAGGTGGATAACTGGAAGTTTAAAGTGGCCTTTGGCTTATATCCGGTTGCCATGCAGGAGCTCAAACGCATTGCCGACACAGGCAATATTATGCCTCCGAAGACTACCTGGGTTGAGCCTAAAATGCGCAGCGGACTTGTGATGTACAGCCTTAGCGAAGACCATCAGTAA
- a CDS encoding NAD(P)-binding domain-containing protein — protein sequence MKKILANDGIDAKGKQLLEAAGFEVITTKVDQAALADAINAEGYVALTVRSATQVRAALIDACPGLKVIGRGGVGMDNIDVDYAKSKGIAVINTPAASSHSVAELVFSHLFTGVRFLHDANRRMPAEGDTAFATLKKNYAGGTELRGKTIGIIGFGRIGQAVASIALGLGMKVVAHDPFLSAADVTVHIEGAGDVKVSVTTIAMEEVLKTADFVTLHVPGGQMMGAAELALMKKGAGIVNAARGGVVNEDDLLAALNSGHIGFAGLDVFNNEPTPRKDILAHPKISLTPHIGASTDEAQERIGVELAERIIAALA from the coding sequence ATGAAAAAAATCCTCGCCAACGACGGCATTGATGCCAAAGGCAAACAACTTCTCGAAGCCGCCGGCTTTGAAGTGATAACCACCAAAGTAGATCAGGCTGCACTGGCCGATGCGATCAATGCCGAAGGCTACGTGGCTTTAACCGTGCGCAGTGCCACACAGGTGCGTGCTGCACTTATTGATGCTTGCCCGGGGCTGAAGGTAATCGGTCGTGGCGGTGTGGGTATGGATAATATTGATGTGGATTACGCCAAGTCGAAAGGCATTGCCGTAATCAATACGCCCGCAGCTTCGTCGCACTCGGTGGCGGAGCTGGTGTTTTCGCATTTGTTTACCGGTGTGCGCTTTTTGCACGATGCCAACCGCCGCATGCCGGCCGAAGGTGATACGGCTTTTGCCACACTGAAAAAGAATTACGCCGGAGGCACCGAGTTGCGTGGCAAAACCATTGGCATCATCGGCTTTGGCCGTATTGGGCAGGCGGTGGCTTCCATTGCACTTGGCCTGGGCATGAAAGTAGTGGCTCACGATCCTTTCCTGAGTGCGGCCGATGTAACTGTGCATATTGAAGGTGCAGGCGATGTAAAAGTAAGCGTGACTACCATTGCCATGGAAGAAGTGCTGAAGACAGCCGATTTTGTGACGCTGCACGTTCCGGGCGGACAAATGATGGGCGCGGCCGAACTGGCACTGATGAAAAAAGGCGCAGGTATTGTGAATGCAGCCCGTGGCGGTGTAGTGAATGAAGACGACCTGCTGGCCGCGCTGAACAGCGGACATATCGGCTTTGCGGGGCTCGATGTGTTCAATAATGAACCCACACCGCGCAAAGACATACTGGCACATCCTAAAATTTCGCTCACCCCGCACATCGGCGCATCAACCGATGAAGCCCAGGAGCGCATTGGCGTGGAACTGGCCGAACGGATTATTGCCGCACTGGCCTAA
- a CDS encoding T9SS type A sorting domain-containing protein codes for MKRTYSLLGSTGRAYKRFCSALIGVMGLGLVAQAQVSTYSFSQSSGTYAPVSGGTVLGVPGNDDTSFPDNPIGFTFWYNGQAFTRFSVNSNGFLSLGSTVVSSYNAISLGSSNNVVAALSADIQGDATTGDLRFQTIGTAPNRTLVVQWTNYDDYPSSTGSDVYNFQIRLSESNHNVDVVYGNTSSLQLAGLFEVGLRGTGSADYNNRVVSNGLHTWATSIAGTANNATCEMNSTLAPASGQTYTWAPPAAPAAPTTLTFTAVTATAMTLNWVDNSTNETSFFVERSLDNITFVPAGTVASTSSATTGTGYTLNQTGLFNNTLYYYRVYAVAITPSLAVSGSQATLPGTLCGTFTVGPTGAYTSLTAAFAAVATNGVSCPLVFDLQAAYVSTVETFPLTIPFLGNSPANTITVRPELGATNLSITSNALQTINFNGAGNIVFDGRPGSVGTVIQLTLANTSTTGAVVQVGGDASNIGLNYVNVRSVNTGLALGAVQYTAPATVNGSSGHFITNCDFANGATNPQQFIFSANGLANSFISSVTISNNLFRDWFIATGQNAAMNLGGNIRNWTITNNSFYQTATRTFTTGVLHYGILISGTASGSGGHNISANFIGGTAPNAGGTAWTYAGAAATRLVGISVNGNSSGNLTPTSIQGNTFTNINLTTTSGATTSPGIICGIQTLGTTHNLNIGTVTPNVIGSTTAAGAIVTSCSTSGGLNMGISNTSSGAVVISNNLVGGFTCNTSLPTISSSFTGIQSTSGAPSTISGNTVGSLTVPNSVVTAPNSSTTASIVMGINSSAFNNVNITNNTVMNLTSQYAGTSTGAVVRGIYSTSGINTITGNTVRNLATLAPNASTGASASMQGITLATFSTSTNAVNSNTVNTLANGSATGNVMVSGITIAGSTGTFANTDVAYNNVAGMGAPLTSGTPVVYGISLVGNPTRVFNNFVNLGSDITGAAITAPNSFIGINKETSATAAVNFNTVNINGAGVAGGAANTIAYRRVTTAVDELRNNILVNTRSNGTSTGTHYAMSLNNGTTFTSDNNDYFGNGTGYQTAVINAVNVTGVSGIILAIGGNGSSIAVNPNFISATNLRINNATVSPLESRATTLSYVPNDIDLQVRPGPTAVNGGGTAPDMGADEFDGIPLNVDIGAFAFLQPAVPGCYSPTQTIRVRVRNYASSALNMALPGNGVTINVSVTGPNPQSYTLGPITSGIIPASGFLDTTITTTYNMGAVGTYGFSATATTGTEVLTLNDAFGPQNIVVAAGTALASGGGRICLGDQGTLNVSGFTNGGTIQWQESPDNITWTNIVGATNTSLSIIPTDTTYYRAVICGQHNSAIDTLFPQFVAPPTVAGATRCGTGPVTLTATGSGTIRWYNQPTAGTQLATGNTYTPTVSTTTTFYAENATGTPPTTITTTFAAGNGSSGNVFRVSAINTITITGMDGHMTSGTATWEIWGRPGDYTLIPGSTTSNVGWTLLGTASNVVAAGLGVPTPLPITLNVTIPSGTDYSFIVTTTGPTLNYTNGTAVGNPLFTNGDMIVREGHGGSYFGYTITTRNWNGRIRYSSGCASTPRTPVIATVTPAPTIAASTSNTICGTGSTTLTVASSNASYDYTWTPATALNVTAGDTVISTPANTTTYVVQATDTASGCITFDTIQAVVAPAVVGNASVSNDTICGGTQVQLDVTFPPATFTVGTQNVLNTTTSYPSPFGQFYWGAKHQMLITAAELTAAGMTPGFYNALGFQLPAGSNTPAPSPALQNFELKIANTTLTSMTTAFQMTGFTSYFTNAALNPTTGIMTLNFNSNWYWDGVSNIIVETCFNNNSFTLNWVFRQSSTSYSSTTVLNQDASGVCGASSGFSTFFQRPNMIFTRASGNNSYVWSGGTVSNPNIQNPTAAPFTSSSYIVLITDTLSSCTLTDTVSVHVLPTPMPNFGADTVICSNTPLLLDGTAGNYTYLWQDSTTTQTYSASSFGVYNVLVTDTTNGCTGTDTILIGVNAAPAFSLGADVTLCAGNSATFSGPSSTNYTYVWSTSANTTNVESVNTAGNVELLVTDTTNGCFESDTAAVFVNPLPAQTLGNDTAYCSASTPVVIAGPSGPYSYLWQDSTATQNYTVTGTGIYSVLVTDTATTCFSNDTVVITVNATPAPALGNDTAICSANAPLVLAAPSGPFNYQWQDNSGNVTYSVTTTNAYSVLVTDSVTGCAASDSINITVNASPVVALGNDTTFCGTSIVLSGPAGNLSYAWTPAASTQTITATTSGNYALVATDTATGCSGTDNINVVINSLPVVTVSLSFDTACTTDGPRPLTVATPAGGNWSGPGTGGGNFNASTLTPGTYTITYTYTDINGCTNQASDLVVVDPCVGIEEQAVVSTVTLFPNPNNGAFTLSMKGVDYTEMSIEVLTVQGQILWSDMASNVQGDVNRQLDLTNYANGIYYVRVVADGKTFIQKVVKQD; via the coding sequence ATGAAGAGAACCTACTCCTTGTTAGGCAGTACAGGACGTGCGTACAAGCGCTTTTGTTCGGCTTTGATAGGTGTAATGGGATTAGGGCTTGTAGCACAGGCTCAGGTATCCACTTACTCCTTTTCGCAGTCGTCGGGCACATACGCTCCTGTTTCAGGCGGAACAGTGCTTGGTGTACCAGGCAATGATGACACCAGCTTTCCGGATAACCCGATTGGTTTTACCTTTTGGTATAACGGACAGGCATTTACCCGTTTCAGTGTAAACTCAAACGGTTTCCTTTCTTTAGGATCTACTGTGGTAAGTTCCTACAACGCCATTAGTTTGGGTTCAAGCAACAACGTAGTTGCAGCGCTTTCTGCAGATATTCAGGGCGACGCTACTACGGGTGATCTGCGTTTCCAGACTATCGGTACAGCTCCTAACCGTACACTTGTGGTACAGTGGACAAACTACGATGATTATCCCAGCTCAACCGGAAGTGATGTCTATAACTTCCAGATCCGTCTTTCGGAGAGCAACCACAATGTGGATGTAGTATATGGCAACACAAGCAGTCTGCAGCTTGCAGGCTTGTTTGAGGTTGGTCTGCGCGGCACCGGTTCTGCCGACTACAATAACCGCGTTGTTTCCAATGGTCTTCACACATGGGCAACTTCAATTGCAGGCACTGCCAACAACGCAACCTGCGAAATGAACTCAACCCTTGCGCCTGCCAGCGGACAAACCTACACCTGGGCTCCTCCGGCTGCTCCGGCTGCTCCCACCACCCTTACCTTTACGGCAGTTACAGCTACTGCAATGACGCTGAACTGGGTGGATAACTCAACCAACGAAACGTCTTTCTTTGTGGAGCGTTCGCTCGACAACATTACATTCGTTCCGGCCGGTACGGTAGCCTCAACCTCATCTGCAACAACGGGTACAGGTTACACGCTTAACCAAACCGGTTTGTTCAACAACACGCTTTATTATTACCGTGTGTATGCGGTAGCCATTACGCCCTCACTGGCTGTTTCAGGCTCGCAGGCTACACTGCCGGGTACACTTTGCGGTACGTTTACCGTTGGACCCACAGGTGCCTATACCTCACTTACCGCTGCTTTTGCTGCGGTAGCTACAAACGGTGTAAGCTGTCCGCTGGTATTCGACCTTCAGGCTGCTTACGTGAGCACGGTTGAAACCTTCCCGCTTACCATTCCGTTCCTCGGCAACAGCCCGGCAAACACCATTACCGTTCGTCCGGAGCTTGGCGCCACCAACCTTTCAATCACCAGTAACGCCCTACAAACCATTAACTTCAATGGTGCCGGCAACATTGTGTTTGATGGTCGTCCTGGTTCAGTAGGCACCGTAATTCAGCTTACACTTGCCAACACGTCAACCACCGGTGCAGTTGTACAGGTAGGCGGCGATGCTTCAAACATCGGTTTGAACTATGTAAACGTGCGTTCTGTAAACACCGGTCTTGCACTGGGTGCTGTACAGTACACTGCCCCTGCAACCGTAAACGGTTCAAGCGGCCACTTCATCACCAATTGCGATTTTGCAAACGGTGCCACCAACCCGCAGCAGTTCATTTTCTCTGCAAATGGACTCGCCAACTCGTTCATTTCATCGGTAACCATCAGCAACAACCTGTTCCGCGACTGGTTTATTGCTACCGGTCAGAATGCAGCCATGAACCTTGGCGGTAACATCCGTAACTGGACAATTACCAACAACAGTTTTTACCAGACAGCTACCCGCACGTTTACCACAGGTGTGCTGCACTACGGTATTCTGATTTCAGGTACAGCTTCTGGTTCAGGCGGGCATAACATTTCCGCTAACTTTATTGGTGGTACAGCACCCAACGCCGGCGGCACAGCATGGACCTATGCAGGTGCGGCAGCAACCCGTCTGGTGGGTATTTCTGTAAACGGTAACAGCTCAGGTAACCTTACACCTACCAGCATTCAGGGCAACACCTTTACCAACATCAACCTTACCACCACAAGCGGTGCAACCACAAGTCCGGGTATCATTTGCGGTATCCAGACACTGGGTACCACACATAACCTGAACATTGGTACGGTTACTCCCAACGTAATCGGTTCTACCACTGCGGCTGGTGCCATTGTTACCTCTTGCTCTACTTCAGGTGGTTTAAACATGGGTATCAGCAACACTTCGTCAGGCGCTGTAGTAATCAGCAACAACCTGGTGGGTGGCTTTACCTGCAATACCTCACTGCCCACCATTTCCAGCAGCTTTACCGGTATTCAGAGCACCAGCGGTGCTCCGTCAACCATTTCCGGCAACACCGTGGGCAGTCTTACCGTGCCCAACAGTGTGGTTACTGCACCTAATAGCAGTACCACTGCTTCAATTGTAATGGGTATTAACAGTTCGGCATTCAACAACGTAAACATTACCAACAACACGGTAATGAACCTTACGAGCCAGTATGCCGGTACTTCAACCGGTGCTGTGGTACGTGGTATTTATTCCACCAGCGGTATCAACACCATTACCGGCAACACCGTTCGCAACCTTGCTACTCTTGCGCCCAACGCGAGCACAGGTGCCAGTGCATCTATGCAGGGTATTACACTGGCCACATTCAGCACCAGCACCAACGCGGTAAACAGCAACACGGTAAATACACTTGCCAATGGTTCAGCAACTGGTAACGTAATGGTTAGCGGTATTACCATTGCAGGTTCTACCGGCACATTTGCGAATACAGATGTTGCTTACAACAACGTAGCCGGCATGGGCGCTCCGCTCACCAGCGGCACTCCGGTTGTGTATGGTATCAGCCTTGTGGGTAACCCGACCCGTGTGTTCAACAACTTTGTGAACCTCGGAAGCGATATTACCGGTGCGGCTATTACTGCTCCGAACAGCTTTATCGGTATCAACAAAGAAACCAGTGCTACTGCTGCAGTTAACTTCAACACCGTAAACATTAACGGTGCCGGTGTAGCCGGCGGTGCAGCAAACACCATTGCTTACCGTCGTGTAACCACTGCTGTTGACGAACTTCGCAATAACATTCTGGTAAACACCCGTTCTAACGGTACTTCTACCGGTACACACTACGCAATGAGCCTGAACAACGGCACCACCTTTACCAGCGATAACAACGATTATTTCGGTAACGGTACAGGTTACCAGACCGCAGTAATTAACGCGGTAAACGTAACCGGTGTGAGCGGCATCATTCTGGCCATTGGCGGCAACGGCAGCTCTATTGCCGTAAACCCGAACTTTATTTCGGCCACCAACCTGCGCATCAACAATGCTACTGTAAGCCCGCTCGAATCGCGCGCTACCACACTTTCTTATGTGCCCAACGATATCGACCTTCAGGTGCGTCCGGGTCCCACAGCCGTAAACGGTGGTGGTACAGCCCCCGATATGGGTGCCGACGAATTTGACGGTATTCCGCTTAACGTGGATATCGGAGCCTTTGCATTCCTGCAGCCTGCTGTACCGGGATGTTATTCGCCCACACAAACCATCCGTGTGCGTGTACGTAACTATGCCAGCTCAGCCCTTAACATGGCGCTGCCCGGCAATGGTGTGACCATTAACGTGAGCGTTACCGGCCCGAACCCGCAGAGTTACACACTCGGACCGATCACCAGCGGCATTATTCCGGCCAGCGGTTTCCTTGATACCACCATTACCACCACCTATAACATGGGTGCTGTAGGTACGTATGGTTTCAGCGCAACTGCAACCACCGGTACTGAAGTACTTACCCTGAACGATGCTTTCGGCCCGCAAAACATTGTGGTTGCTGCCGGTACTGCACTCGCTTCAGGCGGAGGCCGCATTTGTCTTGGCGATCAGGGTACACTCAACGTATCCGGTTTCACCAACGGCGGTACCATCCAGTGGCAGGAATCGCCCGACAACATTACCTGGACCAACATTGTAGGTGCCACAAACACTTCACTCTCAATTATTCCGACTGACACCACCTACTACCGTGCAGTAATCTGCGGCCAGCACAACTCGGCCATTGATACACTGTTCCCGCAGTTTGTGGCTCCGCCCACCGTTGCCGGTGCAACACGTTGCGGTACAGGTCCGGTTACGCTTACCGCTACAGGCTCAGGCACCATCCGTTGGTACAACCAGCCCACCGCTGGTACACAGCTTGCCACGGGTAACACTTATACCCCCACGGTAAGCACCACCACCACCTTCTATGCTGAAAATGCAACCGGTACACCGCCAACCACCATCACCACCACATTTGCTGCGGGTAATGGTTCATCAGGTAACGTGTTCCGTGTTTCGGCTATCAACACCATTACCATTACCGGTATGGACGGTCACATGACCTCGGGTACTGCTACATGGGAAATCTGGGGTCGCCCGGGTGACTACACCCTGATCCCCGGTTCTACCACAAGCAACGTGGGCTGGACACTGCTCGGAACTGCTTCCAACGTAGTAGCTGCAGGTCTTGGTGTACCCACTCCGCTGCCCATCACGCTTAACGTAACCATTCCTAGCGGTACCGACTACTCGTTCATTGTAACCACTACAGGTCCCACACTGAACTATACCAACGGTACTGCAGTAGGTAACCCGCTCTTTACCAACGGTGACATGATTGTTCGTGAAGGACATGGTGGCAGCTACTTTGGCTATACCATCACCACCCGTAACTGGAACGGTCGTATCCGTTATTCTTCGGGCTGCGCCAGCACACCGCGTACACCGGTTATTGCTACCGTAACACCAGCACCGACCATTGCGGCTTCTACCTCTAACACCATTTGCGGAACCGGTTCAACCACCCTTACCGTAGCAAGCAGCAATGCTAGTTATGATTACACCTGGACACCTGCCACTGCGCTTAACGTAACTGCAGGTGACACTGTAATTTCAACACCTGCCAACACCACTACCTATGTAGTTCAGGCTACCGACACCGCCAGCGGCTGTATCACTTTTGATACCATCCAGGCTGTAGTAGCTCCTGCTGTTGTGGGCAATGCTTCTGTAAGCAACGACACCATTTGCGGTGGTACTCAGGTACAGCTTGATGTAACGTTCCCGCCTGCCACCTTCACCGTGGGTACACAGAACGTGCTTAACACCACCACCAGCTATCCCTCGCCGTTTGGTCAGTTCTACTGGGGTGCCAAGCACCAGATGCTGATTACCGCTGCCGAACTTACCGCAGCCGGTATGACACCTGGTTTCTATAATGCACTTGGTTTCCAGCTCCCGGCTGGTTCAAACACACCGGCACCGTCGCCTGCGCTGCAGAACTTTGAACTCAAAATTGCCAACACAACTTTGACTTCAATGACCACTGCATTCCAGATGACCGGTTTCACCAGCTACTTTACCAACGCTGCACTGAACCCGACCACCGGTATCATGACCCTGAACTTCAACTCAAACTGGTACTGGGATGGTGTTTCGAACATCATCGTGGAAACCTGCTTCAACAACAATTCATTTACGTTGAACTGGGTATTCCGTCAGTCAAGCACCTCGTATTCTTCTACAACCGTGCTTAACCAGGATGCTTCAGGTGTATGCGGTGCTTCATCAGGCTTCAGCACCTTCTTCCAGCGTCCGAACATGATCTTTACCCGTGCAAGCGGTAACAACTCATACGTTTGGTCTGGTGGTACGGTATCGAACCCGAACATTCAGAACCCGACTGCGGCTCCGTTTACCAGCAGCAGCTACATTGTGCTGATTACAGACACCCTTTCAAGCTGTACACTTACTGATACCGTTTCAGTACACGTACTGCCCACACCGATGCCGAACTTCGGAGCGGACACCGTGATCTGTTCAAACACACCGTTGCTGCTTGATGGTACGGCTGGTAACTACACTTACCTGTGGCAGGACAGCACCACCACACAGACCTATTCGGCCTCATCGTTTGGTGTGTACAACGTACTTGTTACCGACACCACCAACGGATGTACCGGTACCGATACGATTCTGATTGGTGTGAATGCGGCTCCGGCCTTCTCACTGGGTGCTGACGTAACGCTTTGCGCCGGTAACTCGGCCACGTTCTCTGGCCCGTCGAGCACAAACTACACCTATGTGTGGTCAACCAGTGCCAACACCACCAACGTGGAAAGCGTGAACACTGCAGGTAACGTAGAGCTGCTTGTAACCGATACCACCAACGGCTGCTTTGAAAGCGACACCGCTGCGGTATTTGTGAACCCGCTGCCTGCACAGACACTGGGCAACGACACAGCCTACTGCTCGGCCAGCACGCCGGTAGTGATTGCCGGTCCTTCTGGTCCGTACAGCTACCTCTGGCAAGACAGCACCGCCACACAGAACTACACTGTAACCGGCACCGGTATTTACAGCGTACTCGTTACCGACACAGCCACAACCTGTTTCAGCAACGACACCGTAGTAATTACTGTAAATGCTACCCCGGCTCCGGCTCTTGGTAACGATACCGCAATCTGCAGCGCCAATGCTCCGCTTGTGCTTGCTGCTCCTTCTGGTCCGTTTAACTACCAGTGGCAGGATAACTCAGGCAACGTTACTTATTCGGTAACCACCACAAACGCTTATTCGGTGCTTGTAACTGATTCGGTAACCGGTTGCGCTGCCAGCGATTCAATTAACATTACTGTAAATGCATCGCCGGTAGTTGCGCTTGGTAACGACACCACCTTCTGCGGAACCAGCATTGTACTGAGCGGCCCCGCAGGTAACCTGAGCTACGCCTGGACACCTGCTGCCAGCACACAAACCATTACTGCAACCACTTCTGGCAACTACGCCCTTGTAGCTACCGACACCGCAACCGGCTGTTCGGGAACCGACAACATCAACGTAGTAATCAACAGCCTGCCTGTGGTTACCGTGTCGCTGAGCTTTGACACTGCCTGTACAACCGACGGCCCCCGTCCGCTTACCGTAGCTACACCTGCTGGTGGTAACTGGAGCGGCCCCGGCACTGGTGGTGGTAACTTTAACGCCAGCACACTTACACCGGGTACTTACACCATTACCTACACCTACACCGATATTAACGGCTGTACCAATCAGGCTTCTGATCTGGTAGTTGTTGATCCCTGCGTAGGTATCGAAGAACAGGCTGTTGTATCAACAGTTACACTGTTCCCGAACCCGAACAATGGTGCATTTACGCTCTCTATGAAAGGCGTTGATTACACCGAAATGAGCATTGAAGTGCTTACCGTACAGGGCCAGATCCTGTGGTCAGACATGGCTTCAAACGTTCAGGGCGATGTAAACCGTCAGCTTGACCTCACCAACTACGCAAATGGTATTTACTATGTGCGTGTAGTGGCTGATGGCAAGACGTTCATTCAGAAAGTAGTAAAGCAGGACTAA